Proteins found in one Phycodurus eques isolate BA_2022a chromosome 18, UOR_Pequ_1.1, whole genome shotgun sequence genomic segment:
- the hddc2 gene encoding HD domain-containing protein 2 has protein sequence MAAPTDHMKMLQFLKLIGQLKRVLRTGWVYRKVKDPESVSDHMYRMALMSLTITDPTVDKDKCIKLALVHDMAECIVGDIAPSDNVSKAEKHRQEEAAMRQLLSLMPESLGQEICALWEEYEHQSTTEARLVKEFDRLEMILQAHEYEELEGAPGRLQEFFDSTQGCFQHPDVLQLVMALNEERRSHMAEKNNSGNSKTMSHAT, from the exons atgGCGGCCCCGACGGACCACATGAAAATGCTCCAATTTTTAAAACTAATCGGCCAGCTTAAA AGGGTCCTTCGGACAGGCTGGGTGTACAGGAAGGTGAAGGACCCAGAGAGTGTGTCGGACCACATGTACCGCATGGCACTCATGTCTCTGACCATCACAGACCCCACGGTGGATAAGGACAA GTGTATCAAGCTGGCTCTGGTTCATGACATGGCCGAGTGCATCGTGGGAGATATCGCACCGTCGGACAATGTCAGCAAAGCTGAGAAACACCGGCAGGAGGAG gcAGCCATGAGGCAGCTTTTGAGTCTCATGCCAGAGAGCCTTGGACAGGAGATTTGTGCATTATGGGAG GAATATGAGCATCAGAGCACCACGGAGGCCAGGCTGGTGAAAGAGTTTGACCGTCTCGAGATGATCCTGCAGGCTCACGAGTATGAAGAGCTGGAGGGAGCGCCGGGGAGACTGCAGGAGTTTTTCGACTCCACTCAGG GTTGTTTCCAGCATCCCGATGTGCTTCAGCTGGTCATGGCTTTGAATGAAGAAAGGAGAAGTCACatggcagaaaaaaacaactctggGAACTCGAAAACCATGTCACACGCAACATga
- the cenpw gene encoding centromere protein W, translated as MLNKAPRLKQRVKSKTKGNVNVRPASEAMMELVTLLFLNNLAQQATAKAFEEKSSTIRAHHVKAVAKRVLKSARG; from the exons ATGCTAAACAAAGCCCCGAGACTCAAGCAAAGAGTCAAATCAAAGACAAAGGGGAACGTTAACGTGAGGCCGGCGTCCGAAGCAATG ATGGAGCTCGTCACTCTTCTTTTCCTGAACAATTTGGCCCAACAGGCGACGGCCAAAGCTTTTGAGGAGAAATCCTCAACGATCAGGGCTCATCACGTCAAAGCAGTCGCCAAG aGGGTGCTGAAAAGTGCCAGAGGATGA